Proteins encoded together in one Vitis vinifera cultivar Pinot Noir 40024 chromosome 4, ASM3070453v1 window:
- the LOC100259830 gene encoding protein AE7-like 1, producing MTLGLINANPVVHAKKERVARTEDLHGDDAVDPLEIYDFVRDIRDPEHPYSLEQLSVLSEESITVDEKLGRILITFTPTIQHCSMATVIGLCLRVKLKHYFPPHFKVDIKVSPGSHANEESVNKQLNDKERVAAALENPNLRQLVDECLYSNEL from the exons ATGACTTTGGGTCTGATCAATGCGAACCCAGTGGTTCACGCCAAGAAGGAGAGGGTCGCTCGAACCGAAGACCTCCATGGCGACGATGCCGTCGATCCTCTTGAAATCTATGAT TTTGTGAGGGACATTAGAGATCCGGAGCATCCGTATTCACTAGAACAGCTTAGTGTGCTGTCGGAGGAATCCATTACTGTTGATGAGAAGCTTGGGCGAATTTT GATAACATTCACTCCAACGATCCAGCATTGCAGCATGGCAACAGTAATTGGCTTATGTCTGCGAGTTAAACTAAAACACTATTTCCCTCCACATTTCAAG GTTGACATCAAAGTATCTCCTGGATCTCATGCAAATGAAGAATCAG TTAATAAGCAGTTGAATGATAAAGAAAGAGTTGCTGCTGCCTTGGAGAACCCCAATCTTCGCCAGCTTGTGGATGAGTGCCTCTACTCCAATGAACTCTAA
- the LOC100265014 gene encoding vacuolar sorting protein 39 produces MVHSAYDSFELLNNCPTRIETIESYGAKLFLGCSDGSLRIYGPESFSFDRSPPSDPNALELRKEPYVLERTVTGFSKKPLVAMEVSGTRDLLLSLSESIAFHRLPNLETIAVITKAKGANVYSWDDRRGFLSFARQKRVCIFRHDGGRGFVEVKEFGVPDFVKSMSWCGENICLGIRREYMILNATNGALSEIFPSGRIAPPLVVSLPSGELLLGKDNIGVFVDQNGKLLQEGRICWSEAPKVVVIQKPYAIALLQRHVEIRSLRVPYPLIQTVVLRNMCHLHQSNNAILVAVDNSVYGLFPVPLGAQIVQLTASGDFEEALALCKMLPPEDASLRAAKEGSIHIRYAHYLFENGSYEEAMDQFLASQVDITYVLSLYPSIVLPKSVVLPEPEKLMENVWDASHLSRGSSGVSDDMESSPPPQLLESEENAVLESKKMSHNTLMALIKFLQKKRYNIIEKATAERTEEVVLDAVGDNFASYDSTRSKKSNKGRVNIAISSGARETAAILDTALLQALLLTGQSSAALELLKSLNYCDMKICEEILQKRNHHTALLELYKCNGMHHDALKLLHQLVEDSKSDQPQAELSQKFKPEMIIEYLKPLCATEPMLVLEFSMLVLESCPSQTIDLFLSGNIPADLVNSYLKQHAPNMQAMYLELMLAMNEHGISGNLQNEMVQIYLSEVLEWHADLSAQGKWDEKAYSPTRKKLLSALESISGYNPEGLLKRLPPDALYEERAILLGKMNLHEFALSLYVHKLHVPELALSYCDRVYESVLHQTSGKTSGNIYLTLLQIYLNPRRTTKNFEKRITSLVSSQNTSIPKVSSGTSVKAKGGRLGKKIAEIEGAEDMRVSLSSTDSGRSDGDADEPSEEGGSSIMLDEVLDLLSRRWDRIHGAQALKLLPRETKLQNLLPFLGPLLRKSSEAYRNLSVIKSLRQSENLQVKDELHNQRKTVVRISSDSMCSLCNKKIGTSVFAVYPNGKTLVHFVCFRDSQSMKAVVKSSPLRKR; encoded by the exons ATGGTACACAGTGCCTATGATTCCTTCGAGCTCCTCAATAATTGTCCGACCAGGATCGAGACCATCGAATCGTACGGGGCCAAGCTCTTCCTAGGATGCAGCGACGGATCTCTCCGAATCTACGGTCCAGAATCCTTCAGCTTCGACAGATCGCCGCCCTCCGATCCCAATGCCTTAGAGCTGCGAAAGGAACCATATGTACTAGAGAGAACCGTGACTGGGTTCTCGAAGAAGCCCTTGGTGGCAATGGAAGTCTCGGGTACGAGAGACCTTCTTTTGTCGCTCTCGGAATCGATCGCATTTCACCGGCTTCCCAATTTAGAGACAATTGCCGTGATCACCAAGGCAAAAGGCGCTAATGTGTATTCGTGGGACGATCGGAGAGGGTTCTTGTCCTTTGCCAGGCAAAAGAGAGTCTGTATTTTCAGGCACGATG GGGGCCGGGGATTTGTGGAGGTTAAAGAATTTGGTGTTCCAGATTTTGTGAAGTCAATGTCTTGGTGTGGTGAAAATATATGTTTGGGGATTAGAAGAGAATATATGATATTGAATGCCACAAACGGTGCATTGTCTGAGATATTTCCTTCTGGGAGGATTGCCCCACCTTTAGTGGTCTCCCTTCCTTCTGGAGAACTTCTTCTTGGGAAG GACAACATTGGGGTTTTTGTGGACCAAAATGGGAAGCTTCTTCAAGAGGGCAGGATTTGTTGGTCTGAGGCCCCTAAAGTTGTTGTCATTCAGAAGCCATATGCAATAGCTCTCTTACAGAGACATGTTGAG aTACGGTCCCTCCGAGTTCCATATCCATTGATACAAACTGTGGTTCTCCGCAATATGTGTCATCTTCACCAGAGTAACAATGCCATACTTGTTGCAGTAGACAACTCTGTTTATGGGCTATTCCCTGTTCCTCTAGGAGCACAG ATTGTACAACTAACAGCGTCTGGTGATTTTGAGGAAGCTTTGGCTTTGTGTAAAATGCTTCCACCAGAAGATGCAAGCCTCCGAGCTGCAAAGGAGGGGTCAATTCATATAAG GTATGCACACTATCTGTTTGAAAATGGGAGCTATGAAGAGGCCATGGATCAGTTTTTGGCATCTCAAGTAGATATCACCTATGTGCTTTCTTTGTATCCATCCATTGTTCTTCCCAAATCAGTTGTGCTTCCTGAGCCTGAGAAGCTGATGGAGAATGTTTGGGATGCTTCACATCTCTCAAGAGGTTCATCTGGTGTCTCAGATGATATGGAATCCTCACCTCCTCCACAGCTATTGGAATCTGAAGAAAATGCAGTACTTGAGTCAAAGAAAATGAGCCACAACACTCTCATGGCTCTTATCAAGTTCTTGCAAAAGAAGAGATACAATATAATTGAGAAAGCCACTGCTGAGAGAACGGAGGAGGTTGTTTTAGATGCTGTTGGAGATAATTTTGCATCTTATGATTCAACTAGGtctaaaaaatcaaacaag GGGCGTGTTAACATTGCCATCAGCTCAGGTGCTAGGGAGACAGCAGCAATACTAGATACAGCACTACTCCAAGCCCTGCTTCTTACTGGACAGTCTTCAGCTGCTTTGGAATTACTGAAAAGTCTTAACTATTGCGATATGAAAATATGTGAAGAGATTCTTCAGAAAAGAAATCATCACACTGCTCTGTTAGAACTTTACAAGTGCAATGGAATGCATCATGATGCTCTCAAACTTTTGCATCAATTGGTAGAAGATTCAAAGTCAGACCAACCACAAGCTGAACTAAGCCAAAAATTCAAGCCTGAAATGATAATTGAATATCTCAAG CCTCTGTGTGCAACCGAACCTATGCTTGTCTTGGAGTTCTCAATGCTTGTTCTTGAAAGCTGTCCATCACAAACTATTGATCTCTTTTTGTCTGGAAATATTCCGGCGGACTTGGTCAACTCTTACTTAAAACAGCATGCTCCAAACATGCAAGCCATGTACTTAGAGCTTATGCTTGCCATGAATGAACATGGGATCTCTGGAAATCTGCAGAATGAGATG GTGCAAATCTATCTATCGGAAGTACTTGAATGGCATGCAGATTTATCTGCTCAGGGGAAATGGGACGAGAAAGCTTATTCCCCTACAAGGAAGAAATTATTGTCTGCTTTGGAAAGTATCTCAGGTTATAACCCTGAGGGTTTGTTGAAGCGTCTTCCCCCAGATGCTTTATATGAAGAGCGTGCAATTTTGCTGGGCAAAATGAACCTGCATGAGTTTGCCTTATCTCTGTATGTCCATAAG CTTCATGTTCCTGAACTGGCACTGTCCTATTGTGATCGTGTATATGAGTCCGTACTTCATCAAACTTCAGGAAAAACTTCTGGCAATATATACCTCACTCTTTTGCAAATCTATTTGAACCCTCGAAGGACAACAAAGAACTTTGAAAAGAGAATTACTAGTCTAGTATCATCTCAGAATACAAGCATTCCGAAGGTCAGTTCAGGAACATCAGTTAAAGCTAAAGGAGGTCGCTTGGGTAAGAAAATTGCTGAGATTGAGGGTGCAGAAGACATGCGAGTTAGTCTCAGCAGCACTGATAGCGGGAGGAGTGATGGTGATGCAGATGAACCTAGTGAGGAAGGAGGTTCTAGCATCATGCTTGATGAGGTCCTTGATCTGTTGAGCCGAAGGTGGGATAGAATCCATGGAGCACAGGCCCTCAAACTCTTACCGAGGGAAACTAAATTGCAG